From the genome of Sander lucioperca isolate FBNREF2018 chromosome 1, SLUC_FBN_1.2, whole genome shotgun sequence, one region includes:
- the rpl36a gene encoding 60S ribosomal protein L36a isoform X1 — protein sequence MVNVPKTRRTYCKKCKKHQPHKVTQYKKGKDSLYAQGKRRYDRKQSGYGGQTKPIFRKKAKTTKKIVLRLECVEPNCRSKRMLAIKRCKHFELGGDKKRKGQVIQF from the exons ATG GTGAACGTCCCGAAGACCCGCAGGACCTACTGCAAAAAGTGCAAGAAGCACCAGCCTCACAAAGTTACCCAGTACAAGAAGGGAAAGGACTCCCTCTATGCACAGG GTAAGAGGAGATACGACAGAAAGCAGAGTGGTTATGGTGGTCAGACAAAGCCAATTTTCAGGAAAAAG GCTAAGACCACAAAGAAGATTGTGCTGAGGCTTGAGTGTGTAGAGCCCAACTGCAGATCCAAGAGAATGCTGGCCATCAAGAGATGCAAGCACTTCGAGTTGGGTGGTGACAAGAAGAGAAAG GGCCAGGTCATCCAGTTCTAA
- the gla gene encoding alpha-galactosidase A: MCRSVCLLALLVLISPTADALDNGLALKPTMGWLHWERFMCNIDCDKDPNNCISERLYMQMADVMVKEGWKEAGYEYVCIDDCWPSRQRDAQGRLQADPKRFPGGIKKLANYVHSKGLKLGIYADVGKNTCAGYPGSLGYYETDAQTFADWDVDLLKFDGCYMDWTLVGEGYVNMSKALNKTGSSILYSCEWPLYEWEFKQPNYTAIREACNHWRNFADVYDSWSSVKSILEWTASHQDIIVPAAGPGGWNDPDMLVIGNFGLSHAQQESQMALWAIMAAPLLMSNDLRDICPRSKELLQNRHIIAISQDPLGKQGYRTAKVDNFEVWERTLSKNQRAIAVLNQQEIGGPRGFVIRAAPGWKICDPQCEVTQILPQYKELGVQTLHTKMILSVNPSGTTLLTVTPISSNITGLNKLYWRDTVKRKHTIL, from the exons ATGTGCAGGTCCGTGTGTCTCCTCGCGCTCCTCGTTTTAATCAGCCCAACTGCTGATGCGTTGGACAATGGTCTAGCGCTGAAACCCACAATGGGCTGGCTGCACTGGGAGAGATTCATGTGTAATATCGACTGTGACAAGGACCCCAATAACTGCATCAG TGAGCGTCTGTACATGCAGATGGCAGATGTGATGGTGAAGGAGGGCTGGAAAGAGGCCGGTTACGAGTACGTCTGCATCGATGACTGCTGGCCCTCCCGCCAGCGCGATGCCCAGGGCCGCCTGCAGGCAGATCCCAAAAGATTCCCGGGGGGCATCAAGAAACTGGCCAACTAC gTCCATTCTAAGGGACTGAAACTGGGTATCTATGCAGATGTGGGGAAGAATACCTGTGCTGGATACCCTGGCAGTCTGGGTTACTATGAGACAGATGCTCAGACGTTTGCTGACTGGGATGTAGATCTGCTCAAATTTGATGGCTGCTATATGGACTGGACCTTGGTGGGAGAAG GCTACGTCAACATGTCAAAAGCACTGAACAAAACCGGAAGTAGTATCCTGTACTCCTGTGAGTGGCCTTTGTATGAGTGGGAGTTTAAACAG CCCAACTACACAGCCATCCGTGAGGCGTGTAACCACTGGCGCAACTTTGCTGACGTGTACGACTCATGGAGCTCTGTCAAGTCCATCTTGGAATGGACTGCTTCTCATCAAGACATCATCGTCCCCGCAGCTGGACCTGGGGGCTGGAACGACCCCGATATG CTAGTGATTGGGAACTTTGGCCTGAGTCATGCCCAGCAGGAGTCTCAGATGGCATTATGGGCCATCATGGCAGCCCCTCTGCTCATGTCTAATGATCTGAGGGACATATGTCCTCGCTCCAAGGAACTGCTACAGAACAGACACATCATTGCTATCAGCCAGGACCCACTGGGCAAGCAGGGATACCGCACTGCCAAG GTGGACAATTTTGAGGTGTGGGAGAGGACTCTATCCAAAAACCAACGGGCTATCGCTGTGCTGAACCAGCAGGAGATCGGTGGTCCCCGAGGGTTTGTCATCAGAGCGGCTCCTGGCTGGAAGATCTGTGACCCCCAGTGTGAAGTCACACAGATCCTTCCTCAGTACAAGGAACTGGGTGTTCAGACTCTACATACCAAAATGATTTTATCTGTCAACCCCTCAGGCACTACTCTACTGACAGTCACTCCCATCAGCAGCAACATTACAGGGCTTAACAAGCTGTACTGGAGGGACACTGTCAAACGCAAGCACACCATTTTGTAG